Genomic segment of Vibrio celticus:
AACTCAATATCATGCTTTTTAAGCAGTTTGTTGAAGTTTGGCAGTTGAGCGATAACACCAATAGAACCAACAATAGCAAACGGTGCAGATACAATTTTGTCTGCGATACATGCCATCATGTAACCGCCACTTGCGGCGACTTTGTCTACCGAGATAGTCAGAGGCAAACCTGCCGTTTTGATACGATCAAGTTGAGAAGACGCCAAACCATAGCCGTGAACCATGCCACCGCCAGACTCAAGTTTTAGCAATACTTCATCACCTTCACGAGCCACAGCCAGAACCGCCGTTACCTCTTCACGTAATGAAGCCACTTCTTTCGCATCAATGCTGCCGTTAAAATCAAGAACGAATAGATGTGGTTCACGCTTACTATCAAGCTCACCCTCTTTCGCTGCTTTCTTCACTTCTTTACCGCGTGATTTTACTTTCTCTTTTTCCGCTTTCTTTTCTGCTTTATCACGGGCTTTGATGAAAGCATCATCATGTAGATGGTGCTCTAGTTGTTCAATCGTCTGTTTATGATGTTCAGATAGGTTCGTGATTTCCAGCTCACCTTTAATCGCGCTTGATTTCCCACCCACAGATTTAGCAATCACTAAAATTGCGATGATGGCGATTACAACGGTCGCAATCTTGGCTAAAAACAAGCCGTAGTCCAACAAAAATTCCAATGTCATATCCCCTATTGTATGAATTAGTGTATTGTAACCATCTTGTCACGATTACCAAGAATTTCTCATCATTCCTGCGGTTATCTGTGTGATTAAACATCAATGGAATGACGAACATAATAAAAGAAAGAAGGATAAGCACAGTGGATTACCCAATCTCTACAGATGCCCTCAAAGATAAAGTAATTTTGGTTACAGGTGCCGGTGCTGGCATTGGTCGCCAAGCAGCACTAAGCTTCGCTCAACATGGTGCAACTGTCATTCTGTTAGGCCGCAATGTTAAAAACCTTGAATTCATTTACGATGAAATCGAAAGCGCTGGTTACCCACAACCTGCGATTATCCCATTGGATTTAAAAGGTGCGACAAAGCAGAACTACGTTGATATGGCTGAAACCATTGAATCACAGTTCGGCCGTTTAGACGGTCTACTTCATAATGCTGGTGTTCTCGGCACTCTGAGTCCATTTGAGCAGATTGATGAAGAAACCTTTGATGATGTTATGCAGATCAATGTGAAATCTGAGTTCTTGATGACTCAAGCATTACTGCCTGCACTTAAAAAAGCAGAAGCAGGTCGCATCGTATTTACCTCTTCAACGGTTGGTCACTCAGGCCGTGCATTCTGGGGCACTTACGCGATTTCTAAGTTTGCTACCGAAGGTATGATGCAAATCCTAGCAGACGAGCTTGAAGACACGAACATCCGTGTTAACGCAATCAACCCGGGCGGCACTCAAACACGCATGCGTGCAAAAGCGTACCCAGGAGAAGATGCGAATAAGCTAAAAACGCCACT
This window contains:
- the sohB gene encoding protease SohB; its protein translation is MTLEFLLDYGLFLAKIATVVIAIIAILVIAKSVGGKSSAIKGELEITNLSEHHKQTIEQLEHHLHDDAFIKARDKAEKKAEKEKVKSRGKEVKKAAKEGELDSKREPHLFVLDFNGSIDAKEVASLREEVTAVLAVAREGDEVLLKLESGGGMVHGYGLASSQLDRIKTAGLPLTISVDKVAASGGYMMACIADKIVSAPFAIVGSIGVIAQLPNFNKLLKKHDIEFEQLTAGEYKRTLTMFGENNDKAREKFKEELEETHGLFKDFIRDHRPALDLEKVATGEHWFGTQAHELGLVDEICTSDDLVVAACKDKTVLAIHYVQKKKLSDKLAGVAGKSADSVLMKLIERGQKPIV
- a CDS encoding YciK family oxidoreductase; translated protein: MDYPISTDALKDKVILVTGAGAGIGRQAALSFAQHGATVILLGRNVKNLEFIYDEIESAGYPQPAIIPLDLKGATKQNYVDMAETIESQFGRLDGLLHNAGVLGTLSPFEQIDEETFDDVMQINVKSEFLMTQALLPALKKAEAGRIVFTSSTVGHSGRAFWGTYAISKFATEGMMQILADELEDTNIRVNAINPGGTQTRMRAKAYPGEDANKLKTPLDIIPLYLHLMNPSVTDINGQCIDAQPK